CAGCATTTTATAGAATATGGCGATAGAGTAAATATCAGTAATCAAGATTTCCTGTATAGCTTTGAAGCCCTTTTCGACTACAAAGTCAAACTGAGAAACAACAATCGCATTTCGTACGGCATCAATTATAATTTTCAGACTTCGTACAACAAGAAAAAGGATTTAGACTATCTGGTTTTTACCGGAGAAAGAATCAACACACACTGGCAGAAGAGTATATATCATTTATATGAAGATCTCGAAGGATGGAGTTTTATGTGCACCTATTCGACCAAGCGATTCTCTTATTTTGTATATTTCAGAGAAGATTTGAACCTTGACAATGCCCCAGATTTTCAAACAGGAATTGGCTTAAAAATGTCCATCAAAAGAAGTTAATATATGGAACTGATTTTAAGAGAATACAATCTTAAACTAAAACATACTTTTAGAATTTCTCGAAAAACAATTGATTTTCAACCCACTTTAATTGTTGAATTACACGACAATGGATTTTCGGGATATGGCGAAGCTACCTCAAATCCGTATTACAATATTACTATTGATATTCTTCAAAACGATATTGAGAAAATCAGAAATTTAGTAACGGAAACTTCCAACGAAACTCCCGAAGAATTCTGGTCTAAAATAAGTCCGTTTTTACAAGACAATCCTTTTGCGTTATGTGCGCTCGATAATGCGTATAACGATTTATATGCACGCAAAAAAGGGCAGAAACTATACGAACTATGGCATTACAATATACATCATAATCCACTCACAAATTACACTATTGGGATTGACACTATTGAAAATATGGTTTTAAAAATGGAAGAACTTCCTTGGCCGATTTATAAAATCAAACTCGGAACTCCTGACGATATTTCGATTGTAAAAGAACTTAGAAAACACACTGACTCCGTTTTCAGGGTTGACGCCAATTGCGCTTGGACAGTTGAAGAAACACTTTTAAACGCAAAAGAATTCAAAAAATTAAATGTCGAATTTATCGAACAGCCTTTAAAAGCAGAAGATTGGGAAGGTCAGCGCGAAGTTTTTAAAAATACTGTTCTGCCCATAATCGCAGACGAAAGCTGTATTAGAGAAGAAGATGTCGCTAAATGTCATAATCATTTTCATGGCGTAAATATCAAATTGATGAAATGCGGAGGCACAACTCCCGGCCGAAGAATGATTACCGAAGCTAAAAAACTGGGTTTAAAAACCATGGTTGGCTGTATGACGGAATCTTCTGTTGGGATTTCTGCCATCGCACATCTACTTCCTGAACTGGATTATGTTGACATGGATGGTGCTTTATTATTAGCCGAAGATATTGCAAATGGCGTTAAAATTATAAACGGAAAAACTTTTTATCCTGACAGAACTGGAAACGGTGTTATTTTATTCTGAGATTTACCTTGAAAATAATGTACCTTTGTAAAAAATAAAAAAATGACGAACAACGATATATTAAAGAAACTTCGCGTGGCTCTGATGTTGCGTGACGATCAAATAGTTGAAATTTTAGAATTAGTAGATTTTAGAATTTCAAAATCTGAACTTGGTGCTTTTTTTAGAGCCGAAGATCATCCAAATTATATGGAATGTGGCGATCAGGTTTTGAGAAACTTCCTAAACGGATTGGTAATTCACTTAAGGGGAACTAAAGAAAATCCGAAAAACCCAAATGAGGTTTTAGCAAAACATAAATCAGAAATTCCAAAGAAAGAAAATTCTAAAGAAAGACCTGAATTTAAGCCAACTCCAAAAGATTCTCAAAAATACAGAGGCGATCAAAGTCCATCAAAATCAGGTTCAGCATCTGGAAAACCTAAAAAGAAATCATTCCCAAAAGGAAATGGAAAACCAGTTGTGGTAGAAAAAGTGGTTTACAAAAACGGTAATAAGAAAAAATCTTAACTGGGAGAATTAACCGCAAAGCACGCAAGGTTTTTTGCCAAGGATTTTGAATATAAACGTAAAGTTCGCAAAGCTATATGGATAAAGCTTTGCGAACTTTGCGTTTTTTAAGGCATCAAAAGTAAACAACCTTGCGTGCTTTGCGGTTAAATCTTATTTTGATCAATTTCATCAAAAAAAGCATCTTTGTAAGTCGCACCTATTGGCAATTCTTTTCCATTTATAAAAACAGAAAAATTACCCGTTGATTCAATATGCTGCAACGAAATCACATAGGATTTATGTATTTGAATAAAATCAGTTGAAGGCAGTGATTCTATTACATTCTTTAAGGACGAATGCGTAATAATCTGCTGTTTTAACGTATGAATACAAACATAATTCTGTAGACTTTCTACGTATAAAATATCATTCAAAAATACTTTCTGAAATTTATTCTTTCCATCGGTTTTTATAAATAAAAAATCCGGCGCATTATTATTGCTTGAAACTTCAACTTTTGGCTCAGAATTTAATTTGGAAACGGCCTGATAAAAACGTTCAAACGAAATAGGTTTCAGCAAATAATCCACCGCATTTAACTCAAATCCTTCCAAAGCAAAATCGGGATAAGCAGTTGTAAAAATCACTTTTATATCTTTTGAAATGATTCGGGAAATCTGCAATCCAGTTAATTGAGGCATTTGGATATCTAAGAAAATCACATCGACTTGCTGTGTGTTCAGAAATTCCAAAGCTTTCAATGCATCATTAAAAATGCCCACTTTTTCCAGAAAATTCACCTTCCCAATATAGTTTTCTAATATTCTCGTTGCAGGCGGTTCGTCATCGACTATAATGCATTTAAAAATCATTTTCTTAGTGGTATTTTGAGGTACGTTTTAAAGGTATTATTTTCTTCTGTTTTTTTCAGAATAAATTCATTTTTATAAGTGTATTCTAATCTTTTGGTGAGGTTGTCAAAACCAATTCCAGTTGAAGAATAATTCTCCCCATCCAAACAATAATTAAAGGTTGAAATCTCCAGAAAATCATTTTTTATTTCGATGGAAATCATTGCTTTTTTGGTTTCATCGTTCAATTTTCCATGCTTAAAAACATTTTCAACAAAATGAATTAAAGCCGATGAAATAATCTTTTCGTTTGCATAATTTCCTTCAACTTTAAAATCCAAAAACAGCTGATCTTCAAAACGTTTCTTCTGTAAATGAATATAATTTTTAATAAACTGAATTTCTTTCGAAAGCACCGCTTCATCTTTATCTGTTTCGGTAATAACATACCGCAGCAAATCTGAAAGCACCAAAACATCATCAGCCATTTTATCATCTTTCAGAATCAATTGACTATAAAAAGAATTCAAGGTATTAAACAAAAAATGCGGACTAACCTGCGCTTTCAACATTTGAAATTCAGCCTTTTTATTCTCTAAAAGCAATTCCTGATTTTGATGTTGTGCAGTCTGAAATTGCCAAAACAAAAAAGTCAATGCACTTAAAATCACAGCTGGCAATCCGTAAAAAAAATTATCTTTTATGTAATAGGTAATTTCTCTAGCTTCTTCATAATAGTTGTGTACTCCGGTAATATTATACACAACAACTTCTTCCACAAAATACCGAACAGCCGTAAAAAGTAATAACGAAACTGGAATGGTCAGAATATAAAAAAGTAATTTCTTTTTGTTTAAAAACCATTCACAAAAGAAATAAAAATTAAGAACATAAATACAAAATAGGGACAGCATGTAAGTTGATGTAACACCATAATAAATTCCTTTCATTATGATTTCTATTTTCCTGTCATTAAGTCCAATATCCCATAAAATATAAGTTATAAATAATAAAAAGAAAAAGACAATATGATAGTAAAAGGGGATTTTTGATTTCATAATTTTTGATAATTAACTCAAAAATACAACTAAGCCTGAAATAGAAAATTATATTTATTTGAAAGATGCTTTTTTATGGACAAACTATCAAAAACGTTATACGAAATTATTAGGATATAAATTTCATCAGTTTGTAAAACAAAATCCATGGTTCATCAAATACAAAAAAAGGAGGTAAAAAGATAGAATACATTTGCCATGAATTTAAAAACGAAAATCATGCAAAAAATCATTTTATTAATAGCTCTTATTACATTTAACGTTGCCTCTTCTCAAACTAAGAAAAAGCAAATTTTATTGGTTGGAACTTTTCATTATGCCAATCCAGGTCTTGACGTTGCGAAACTAAATAATTTTAATATCATGTCTGAAAAGAGCCAAAAAGAACTCGAAATAATGAGTGACAAAATCAAAAAATTTGGTCCAGATAAAATATTTGTAGAATGGGAATTTAGCAAACAAGCCGATTTAGATAAGTTTTACAACAAAAACACAGATAGTCTTTTTAAAGCCAACAAAAGCGAAATAACACAACTAGCTCTGCGTACTGCTAAAAAACTGAATCATAAAAAATTATACGGAATGAATCTTTACACTCCTTTTCGCTATGATAGTTTAATGATAGCAATGGAAAAAGCAGACCAGAAGGATTTAATAGCGAAAAATAAGCTGACAACAGAAAGTTTCGAAAAAAATCACAATGAGAAAATTAACAAAAGCTCATTACAAGAAATGATGTTGTACTACAATACAAAACAAGCCGAGAATGAAAATCTTCAATGGTATTTGGAAATAGCAAACAGAGCCGGAAATCCAGACGATTTTACAGGACCATCCTTAGTTGCAAATTGGTACAAAAGAAATTTATACATGTATTCTTTAATTCAGAAATTAACGGAAAGTACAGATAATAAAATAATGATTTTAGTTGGTGCCGGTCATGCTTCCATCATTAGAGAATTTATAATACACGATCCAACATTTGAAATTGTAGAATTGTCAACTGTCTTGAAATAATTGTTTTTTAACCGCAAAGCACGCAAGGAATTTTACCTAAAAGACTTAATATAAAACGCAAAGTTCGCAAAGCTATATGGATAAAGCTTTGCGAACTTTGCGTTTGTATTCACAATACTTGAAAAAATCTTAGCGTGCTTTGCGGTTAAAAAAAATCCATTCCGCAAAACGGAATGGATTTTCTATATAAATTGATTTCTTATTTTAATTAAGAAAGAGCAGCTTTAACTTGGTCAGCAGCTTCTTGGAATTGAACTGCAGATAAGATTGGCATACCAGAGTTGTCAATTAATTCTTTTGCAATTTCAGCATTTGTTCCTTGCAGACGAACGATAATTGGCACTTTAATAGCGTCTCCCATGTTTTTGTAAGCATCAACAACACCTTGAGCAACACGGTCACAACGAACGATACCTCCAAAGATGTTAATTAAGATAGCTTTTACGTTTGGATCTTTCAAGATAATTCTGAAAGCTGTTTCAACACGCTTAGCATCAGCAGTTCCTCCTACGTCAAGGAAGTTAGCAGGCTCAAAACCAGCGTATTTAATTAAGTCCATAGTTGCCATTGCAAGACCAGCTCCGTTTACCATACATCCTACAGTACCATCAAGGTCAACATAGTTAAGACCAACTTCTTTAGCTTCAACTTCGATTGGATTCTCCTCACGGATATCTCTCATTTCAGCATATTTAGGTTGTCTGTATAAAGCGTTATCGTCGATATTTACTTTAGCATCAACTGCTAAGATCTTGTTGTCAGAAGTTTTTAATACAGGGTTGATTTCGAACATAGAAGCATCAGAACCAATGTAAGCATTGTAAAGTGCATCGATGAATTTCACCATTTCTTTAAAAGCATTTCCAGAAAGTCCTAAGTTAAAAGCAATTCTTCTAGCTTGGAAACCTTGCAATCCAACAGAAGGGTCGATTTCTTCTGTAAAGATTAAGTGTGGAGTGTGCTCAGCAACTTCTTCGATATCCATACCACCTTCAGTAGAATACATAATCATGTTGCGTCCTGTACCTCTATTCAATAAAACAGAAACATAAAATTCAGAAGTTTCGCTTTCTCCAGGATAGTAAACATCTTCAGCTACTAATACTTTGTTAACTTTTTTACCTTCAGGCGGAGTCTGAGGTGTAATTAACTGCATTCCGATGATTTGTTCTGCTAACTCTTCAACTTGTTGTAAGTTTTTTG
This is a stretch of genomic DNA from Flavobacterium endoglycinae. It encodes these proteins:
- a CDS encoding DUF5694 domain-containing protein, producing MQKIILLIALITFNVASSQTKKKQILLVGTFHYANPGLDVAKLNNFNIMSEKSQKELEIMSDKIKKFGPDKIFVEWEFSKQADLDKFYNKNTDSLFKANKSEITQLALRTAKKLNHKKLYGMNLYTPFRYDSLMIAMEKADQKDLIAKNKLTTESFEKNHNEKINKSSLQEMMLYYNTKQAENENLQWYLEIANRAGNPDDFTGPSLVANWYKRNLYMYSLIQKLTESTDNKIMILVGAGHASIIREFIIHDPTFEIVELSTVLK
- a CDS encoding LytR/AlgR family response regulator transcription factor — protein: MIFKCIIVDDEPPATRILENYIGKVNFLEKVGIFNDALKALEFLNTQQVDVIFLDIQMPQLTGLQISRIISKDIKVIFTTAYPDFALEGFELNAVDYLLKPISFERFYQAVSKLNSEPKVEVSSNNNAPDFLFIKTDGKNKFQKVFLNDILYVESLQNYVCIHTLKQQIITHSSLKNVIESLPSTDFIQIHKSYVISLQHIESTGNFSVFINGKELPIGATYKDAFFDEIDQNKI
- a CDS encoding DUF1456 family protein; translation: MTNNDILKKLRVALMLRDDQIVEILELVDFRISKSELGAFFRAEDHPNYMECGDQVLRNFLNGLVIHLRGTKENPKNPNEVLAKHKSEIPKKENSKERPEFKPTPKDSQKYRGDQSPSKSGSASGKPKKKSFPKGNGKPVVVEKVVYKNGNKKKS
- the sucC gene encoding ADP-forming succinate--CoA ligase subunit beta, producing the protein MNIHEYQGKEILASYGVRVQRGIVANNAVEAVAAAKQLTAETGTGLHVIKAQIHAGGRGKGGGVKLAKNLQQVEELAEQIIGMQLITPQTPPEGKKVNKVLVAEDVYYPGESETSEFYVSVLLNRGTGRNMIMYSTEGGMDIEEVAEHTPHLIFTEEIDPSVGLQGFQARRIAFNLGLSGNAFKEMVKFIDALYNAYIGSDASMFEINPVLKTSDNKILAVDAKVNIDDNALYRQPKYAEMRDIREENPIEVEAKEVGLNYVDLDGTVGCMVNGAGLAMATMDLIKYAGFEPANFLDVGGTADAKRVETAFRIILKDPNVKAILINIFGGIVRCDRVAQGVVDAYKNMGDAIKVPIIVRLQGTNAEIAKELIDNSGMPILSAVQFQEAADQVKAALS
- a CDS encoding sensor histidine kinase; this encodes MKSKIPFYYHIVFFFLLFITYILWDIGLNDRKIEIIMKGIYYGVTSTYMLSLFCIYVLNFYFFCEWFLNKKKLLFYILTIPVSLLLFTAVRYFVEEVVVYNITGVHNYYEEAREITYYIKDNFFYGLPAVILSALTFLFWQFQTAQHQNQELLLENKKAEFQMLKAQVSPHFLFNTLNSFYSQLILKDDKMADDVLVLSDLLRYVITETDKDEAVLSKEIQFIKNYIHLQKKRFEDQLFLDFKVEGNYANEKIISSALIHFVENVFKHGKLNDETKKAMISIEIKNDFLEISTFNYCLDGENYSSTGIGFDNLTKRLEYTYKNEFILKKTEENNTFKTYLKIPLRK
- a CDS encoding dipeptide epimerase; amino-acid sequence: MELILREYNLKLKHTFRISRKTIDFQPTLIVELHDNGFSGYGEATSNPYYNITIDILQNDIEKIRNLVTETSNETPEEFWSKISPFLQDNPFALCALDNAYNDLYARKKGQKLYELWHYNIHHNPLTNYTIGIDTIENMVLKMEELPWPIYKIKLGTPDDISIVKELRKHTDSVFRVDANCAWTVEETLLNAKEFKKLNVEFIEQPLKAEDWEGQREVFKNTVLPIIADESCIREEDVAKCHNHFHGVNIKLMKCGGTTPGRRMITEAKKLGLKTMVGCMTESSVGISAIAHLLPELDYVDMDGALLLAEDIANGVKIINGKTFYPDRTGNGVILF